A genomic region of Homo sapiens chromosome 4, GRCh38.p14 Primary Assembly contains the following coding sequences:
- the SGMS2 gene encoding phosphatidylcholine:ceramide cholinephosphotransferase 2 isoform 3 (isoform 3 is encoded by transcript variant 9), with product MYVTTLPVPGMHFQCAPKLNGDSQAKVQRILRLISGGGLSITGSHILCGDFLFSGHTVTLTLTYLFIKEYSPRHFWWYHLICWLLSAAGIICILVAHEHYTIDVIIAYYITTRLFWWYHSMANEKNLKVSSQTNFLSRAWWFPIFYFFEKNVQGSIPCCFSWPLSWPPGCFKSSCKKYSRVQKIGEDNEKST from the exons CTCAATGGAGACTCTCAGGCAAAAGTTCAACGGATTCTACGATTGATTTCTGGTGGTGGATTGTCCATAACTGGATCACATATCTTATGTGGAGACTTCCTCTTCAGCGGTCACACGGTTACGCTGACACTGACTTATTTGTTCATCAAAGAAT ATTCGCCTCGTCACTTCTGGTGGTATCATTTAATCTGCTGGCTGCTGAGTGCTGCCGGGATCATCTGCATTCTTGTAGCACACGAACACTACACTATCGATGTGATCATTGCTTATTATATCACAACACGACTGTTTTGGTGGTACCATTCAATGGCCAATGAAAAG AACTTGAAGGTCTCTTCACAGACTAATTTCTTATCTCGAGCATGGTGGTTccccatcttttatttttttgagaaaaatgtaCAAGGCTCAATTCCTTGCTGCTTCTCCTGGCCGCTGTCTTGGCCTCCTGGCTGCTTCAAATCATCATGCAAAAAGTATTCACGGGTTCAGAAGATTGGTGAAGACAATGAGAAATCGACCTGA